A window from Kluyveromyces lactis strain NRRL Y-1140 chromosome E complete sequence encodes these proteins:
- the MUS81 gene encoding Mus81p (similar to uniprot|Q04149 Saccharomyces cerevisiae YDR386W MUS81 Helix-hairpin-helix protein involved in DNA repair and replication fork stability functions as an endonuclease in complex with Mms4p interacts with Rad54p) — MSIPSDAKQLYAEFLQQEVNQSTSAHQEKLVMVLNRALFALKNYPDPIYHPKDLLKVKGIGQTTMNKLSKRLKTYCEENGYSFPEESSSTDNTQSTQNDSNPSNTQKTRVRTLEPEENESQGTRKRRKKKYIPRNRSGGYGILLGLLELGCDKDGTACTRRQLIAVASKYCDQSYEKNPSTKEFYSAWSAIKSLKTNDLVIEQGRPSQFSLTEAGTILADSLKTANNIEFDVSSVYERRLNRGNTQNSFTNDEHDHTVNFSGLMNHANMSINESANSSRLFLDATANSSRIEQNEEPEVSAEISTPIPKQKVSKGRWKGVKYELWKPDSYDIILHIDHREVRSKEDRGFFARKLLQRGIETESSSLTVGDMIWLAKHKQSGQQCALDFIVERKRLDDLVISIRDNRFSEQKNRLQKTGCKHIFYLVEETTGYNVSDSADMMKTSIWTTVIYNDFHIKRTRNADTTVQWLTDMSLIIKELYSRKSLVVINHDHITNQSIYLTSLKMFRTEFERNKEIECCHNYESMQSAMVKTNLMTVKELYLRALMSVKGISLEKALMIQSRYPTFKTLLKAYRRCAAEADAKTLIQNELKDAPGNRKIGKSLSHTLWETFGKL, encoded by the coding sequence ATGTCCATTCCTAGTGATGCGAAACAGCTTTATGCTGAATTCCTTCAGCAAGAGGTAAACCAGAGTACATCAGCTCATCAAGAAAAGTTAGTGATGGTCTTGAACAGAGCATTGTTTGCCTTAAAGAATTATCCCGACCCTATATATCATCCTAAAGATCTCCTTAAAGTTAAAGGTATTGGACAGACTACTATGAATAAATTATCGAAGCGCCTAAAAACGTATTGCGAAGAGAATGGATATTCTTTCCCTGAGGAGTCAAGCTCAACGGATAACACACAGTCCACTCAGAATGACAGCAACCCCAGTAATACCCAGAAAACAAGAGTACGAACCTTAGAGCCAGAGGAAAATGAAAGCCAGGGTACTAGGAAACGTCGCAAGAAAAAATACATTCCCCGGAATAGAAGCGGCGGTTATGGCATTTTGCTAGGCCTATTAGAATTGGGATGTGATAAGGATGGGACGGCTTGCACACGTAGACAACTTATAGCTGTTGCATCAAAATATTGTGATCAGAGTTACGAGAAAAATCCGTCCACCAAAGAGTTTTATAGCGCCTGGAGCGCcatcaaatcattgaaaactAATGATTTAGTAATAGAACAAGGAAGGCCATCTCAATTCAGCCTAACGGAAGCAGGCACTATATTAGCAGATAGTTTGAAGACAGCCAACAATATTGAGTTTGATGTGTCAAGTGTATACGAGAGGCGACTTAACAGGGGCAACACTCAGAATTCTTTTACAAATGATGAACATGATCATACGGTGAACTTTAGCGGACTTATGAATCACGCAAATATGTCTATCAACGAAAGTGCtaattcttcaagattGTTTCTTGATGCAACGGCAAACTCCAGCAGAATTGAGCAGAATGAAGAACCTGAGGTTTCGGCAGAAATTTCAACACCTATACCAAAGCAAAAGGTATCAAAAGGTCGTTGGAAAGGCGTAAAATACGAGCTCTGGAAACCAGACAGTTACGACATAATTTTACATATTGATCATCGTGAAGTGAGATCGAAAGAAGATAGAGGGTTTTTTGCGAGGAAGCTGTTGCAACGGGGGATAGAAACTGAATCCTCGAGTCTCACGGTGGGCGACATGATATGGCTTGCAAAGCATAAACAATCAGGGCAACAGTGCGCGTTAGATTTCATTGTGGAACGTAAACGATTAGATGATTTGGTTATTAGTATAAGAGACAACAGGTTTTCGGAGCAGAAGAACAGGCTACAGAAGACAGGATGCAAGCACATATTTTACCTCGTGGAAGAGACTACTGGTTATAATGTCAGTGACAGTGCTGATATGATGAAAACGAGTATTTGGACTACAGTAATTTATAATGATTTCCATATTAAACGAACCAGGAATGCTGACACAACCGTGCAATGGCTCACTGATATGTCGTTAATCATCAAAGAGCTTTATTCAAGAAAGTCTCTTGTTGTAATAAACCATGATCATATCACTAATCAGAGCATATACTTAACctcattgaagatgttcCGAACAGAGttcgaaagaaataaagaaattgaatgtTGTCATAACTATGAATCAATGCAATCAGCCATGGTAAAAACAAACCTTATGACGGTAAAGGAACTTTATCTTCGCGCTCTTATGTCAGTTAAAGGTATCTCACTGGAAAAAGCACTAATGATTCAATCCAGATATCCAACGTTCAAAACTCTACTAAAAGCTTATAGAAGATGTGCAGCAGAAGCAGATGCAAAAACATTGATACAAAATGAACTCAAAGATGCACCAGGTAACAGGAAGATAGGAAAATCACTGTCACATACTTTATGGGAAACTTTTGGTAAACTGTGA
- the CIN10 gene encoding Cin10p (similar to uniprot|Q04162 Saccharomyces cerevisiae YDR387C Hypothetical ORF) has protein sequence MVDDIVRSSSPQRDSSVEDVYSDLYSTFSQMTTTTANDIEQRPYPFTWRTGIMFVSSTIGGMLFGYDTGVISGVLIAMNPKDLNFHSLEIWQKEIITSITCAGSFIGSIIAFPLADRCGRKHTLTVCCIIFAASSMLMAVSYTFEMLVTGRLVVGIAVGIAAQCIPIYLTEISPAKIRGTMLTLNSISITGGQFAAYVIAYFMIDNDHPQSTAAWRYLFALGSIPAIVFLLTLDFIPESPRWLLSKSRLVEAELALHKVYPAATVPEIRHKLRKLTSDLNKLRYHNDETDPLLFPVNKRRSVASTRTGRSSLGATYYNEQLGKKRHRWEGKSKRALIIGCVLMFFQQTSGFNAFMYYSATIFEQVGFTNPLVPAIIVAFTNFSFTLLAMKLIDTMGKRTLLLMTIWIMTVGLLLCSVGFELNNLALLVVSVIVYVGAYATGMGVVPWSSVEFLPLNRRAVGGSMISCTNWLTNSVLSLTYLTITDRIGNENTMLLFALFTIFNWLFVYIWYPEVKGLSLEEIGQVFENGVDVHFIYRNYH, from the coding sequence ATGGTGGACGATATTGTACGATCTTCCTCACCGCAGCGAGATAGCAGTGTCGAAGATGTGTATTCGGATTTGTACTCCACTTTCTCTCAGATGACCACCACCACTGCAaatgatattgaacaaCGACCATACCCATTCACATGGAGGACGGGTATTATGTTTGTTAGTTCGACAATTGGTGGGATGCTTTTCGGTTACGATACTGGTGTAATTTCTGGGGTTTTAATAGCAATGAATCCAAAGGATTTAAACTTTCATAGTTTGGAAATTTGGCAAAAGGAAATAATCACTTCTATAACATGTGCTGGTTCATTCATAGGATCGATAATAGCATTCCCCTTGGCTGACAGATGCGGTAGGAAACACACGTTAACGGTTTGTTGCATCATTTTTGCTGCCTCATCGATGCTAATGGCAGTTTCTTACACTTTCGAGATGTTAGTCACCGGTAGGCTGGTCGTTGGTATAGCCGTTGGCATCGCAGCTCAATGCATTCCAATATATTTAACGGAAATTTCACCGGCAAAGATAAGAGGCACCATGCTTACGTTAAACTCTATAAGTATCACTGGCGGGCAATTTGCGGCGTATGTCATTGCATATTTCATGATTGACAATGACCACCCTCAATCAACTGCAGCCTGGCGATATCTCTTCGCCCTAGGATCCATCCCAGCAATTGTATTTCTGTTGACATTAGATTTTATTCCAGAATCTCCCAGATGGTTATTATCTAAATCAAGACTGGTGGAGGCAGAATTGGCACTGCATAAGGTGTACCCTGCTGCGACGGTTCCTGAAATACGGCATAAGTTAAGAAAATTGACTAGTGATTTGAATAAACTAAGATACCATAATGATGAGACCGATCCATTGCTTTTCCCTgtgaacaaaagaagaagcgTTGCATCAACAAGAACTGGAAGATCTTCTTTGGGTGCTACGTACTACAATGAGCAACTAGGTAAAAAAAGACATAGATGGGAGGGAAAAAGTAAACGAGCCTTAATCATTGGCTGTGTGTTAATGTTTTTTCAACAGACAAGTGGCTTCAACGCATTCATGTATTATTCCGCAACGATTTTCGAGCAAGTAGGATTTACCAATCCTTTAGTTCCGGCAATCATCGTTGCGTTTacaaatttttctttcacctTACTAGCAATGAAGTTGATTGACACGATGGGAAAAAGAACCTTGCTACTCATGACTATATGGATTATGACAGTAGGTTTGTTATTATGTTCTGTTGGTTTCGAATTGAATAACCTAGCGCTATTGGTTGTATCTGTGATTGTTTATGTTGGTGCTTACGCTACTGGTATGGGAGTAGTACCGTGGAGCAGTGTCGAATTTTTACCCCTGAACCGAAGAGCTGTGGGCGGATCTATGATTTCCTGTACTAATTGGTTGACTAACTCTGTGTTGTCTTTGACTTATTTAACTATCACAGATAGGATTGGAAACGAAAATACGATGCTACTCTTTGCCTTATTTACTATATTCAATTGGCTGTTCGTTTATATTTGGTACCCGGAGGTGAAAGGTTTATCACTTGAAGAAATAGGTCAAGTGTTCGAAAATGGCGTGGATGTCCACTTCATTTATagaaattatcattaa
- the RVS167 gene encoding amphiphysin (similar to uniprot|P39743 Saccharomyces cerevisiae YDR388W RVS167 BAR adaptor protein subunit of a complex (Rvs161p-Rvs167p) that regulates actin endocytosis and viability following starvation or osmotic stress) has protein sequence MSFKGFTKAVARAPQSFRQKLNMGQQTVDPVYEDADRRFKELESETKKLSDESKRYFNAVNGMLEHQIGFSKAMSEIFKPISGKMSDPNAAVPEDNPEGIEASEQYSAIVSELQATLKPDLTLIDEKIVKPAQELLNIINYIRKMSTKRNHKKLDLDRSLNTYNKYEQKQNPTPKDEEKKYKAEAQVAVMQQEYDYYNDMLKTELPILFQLESEFVKPLFVSFYYMQLNIFYTLYNRFQDMKIPYFDLDTDILEAFQAKRGNIEEQTDALTITHFKLGYSKAKLDLTRRRYGATDDSSPGSPMSPPAYGQTYGQPEQPQQMGYDSKLQQPQQQQQYPIGGVAGAAGIAGYNSVPTTATQASYTPPTSAGVETCTALYDYTAQAEGDLTFPAGAIIQVVDRSDAAGWWVGVYNGVQGVFPGNYVELSKQ, from the coding sequence ATGTCGTTCAAAGGTTTTACAAAAGCTGTCGCCAGAGCACCCCAGTCTTTTAGGCAAAAACTGAACATGGGTCAGCAGACTGTTGATCCTGTTTATGAGGATGCTGATCGTCGTTTCAAGGAATTGGAATCGGAAACGAAGAAGTTGAGCGATGAGTCAAAGAGATATTTCAATGCCGTGAACGGTATGCTAGAGCATCAAATTGGATTTTCTAAGGCAATGTCGGAAATTTTCAAGCCAATTAGTGGTAAGATGTCCGATCCCAATGCCGCTGTGCCAGAAGACAATCCAGAAGGTATTGAAGCGAGTGAGCAGTACAGTGCAATTGTTTCTGAGTTGCAAGCTACTTTAAAGCCTGATCTAACTCTGATTGACGAGAAAATTGTTAAACCAGCACAAGAGCTTTTGAACATTATTAATTACATTAGAAAGATGTCCACCAAGAGAAACCATAAAAAGCTAGATTTGGATAGGAGCTTGAACACGTACAACAAATATGAACAAAAACAGAATCCAACGCCAAAGGATGAGgagaaaaaatataaagcCGAGGCTCAAGTCGCCGTAATGCAACAAGAATACGACTACTACAACGATATGTTGAAAACTGAATTACCTAtacttttccaattggaaTCAGAGTTCGTGAAACCATTATTTGTTTCATTCTACTACatgcaattgaatatcttcTACACCTTATACAACAGGTTCCAAGACATGAAGATCCCATACTTTGACCTGGATACTGACATCTTGGAGGCATTCCAAGCTAAAAGAGGCAACATTGAAGAGCAAACAGATGCACTAACCATTACTCATTTCAAGCTGGGATACTCGAAGGCCAAACTAGATTTaaccagaagaagatatgGTGCTACTGACGACTCAAGTCCTGGAAGTCCAATGAGCCCACCCGCATACGGCCAAACATACGGTCAGCCTGAACAGCCACAACAGATGGGCTATGACTCAAAACTACAACAGCcgcaacagcaacaacagtATCCAATCGGAGGTGTTGCAGGTGCCGCTGGTATCGCAGGATACAATTCGGTGCCCACCACTGCGACCCAGGCATCATACACTCCTCCCACTAGTGCAGGAGTGGAGACATGTACCGCTTTATACGATTACACGGCCCAAGCCGAAGGTGATTTGACGTTCCCTGCTGGTGCCATAATCCAAGTCGTGGATCGTTCCGATGCAGCAGGATGGTGGGTCGGTGTCTACAATGGCGTCCAAGGTGTATTCCCTGGGAACTACGTCGAACTATCGAAAcaataa
- a CDS encoding Rho GTPase-activating protein (similar to uniprot|P17121 Saccharomyces cerevisiae YDR389W SAC7 and similar to uniprot|Q12128 Saccharomyces cerevisiae YOR134W BAG7 GTPase activating proteins): MSSLGNPSAADGFSHSQSPSKNQLTNWWRQFRNNPKSVSSETLSENRRKGNGSSVSRTNGHGSIPAFRDPSDEDFKEYRDAFLNQRHGFSGQVFNVPLSQSLSVASAEVIVQTELSSFGRIPIVVAKCGAYLKQQGLETSGIFRIAGNTKRIKELQYIFSTPPNYGAKFSNWDEFTVHDVASLLRRFLNHLQEPLIPLALYDSFRKPLIDRPRIIQHLKKASNDGSSQQSDEADDPEPREVEDYDVQEGAEINSAAKELKRQKRQRSKKRLAKDIKNAIKDYDQLFELLPDDPRQLFIYLLDLLSLFAQQSDKNLMTSANLAAIFQPSMISHPDHDMDPREYEISRLVVEFLLCYSYKILPHLLKLKKRKPQSITIISDKEKPSPSPDCDEDVEPSKENVDSTIVVPVTPVDTTKFNESDIGVLTPPDPHYLEVPKTRPYSKSLSSANAPSDMIASRRHSKIPFLNKLFVSDTEDEYDSSSRPSSPMLRKTGSTNSAKMLQLPSIVGISKDDFPTSKTDSDFEDGQEERQPRSKKRESWLQRLKSHSRSSIRE, translated from the coding sequence ATGTCGAGTTTGGGTAATCCTAGTGCGGCAGATGGCTTTAGCCATTCGCAATCACCATCTAAGAATCAGTTAACGAACTGGTGGAGGCAGTTCAGAAATAATCCGAAATCCGTGTCTTCAGAGACGTTAAGCGAAAATAGAAGGAAAGGTAATGGATCTTCTGTTTCGCGAACGAACGGGCATGGCAGCATTCCTGCCTTCAGGGACCCAAGCGATGAAGATTTTAAAGAGTATAGAGACGCATTTTTGAACCAACGACATGGGTTCTCGGGTCAAGTCTTCAACGTTCCTTTGTCCCAATCTTTATCAGTAGCAAGTGCTGAAGTTATAGTGCAAACTGAACTATCAAGTTTTGGTAGGATTCCCATAGTTGTTGCTAAATGTGGTGCATATTTGAAACAGCAAGGTTTGGAAACTTCGGGTATATTCCGTATCGCTGGTAACACCAAgagaatcaaagaattacaGTACATTTTTTCCACTCCACCTAACTACGGGGCTAAATTCAGCAATTGGGACGAGTTCACAGTTCACGATGTTGCTTCGTTACTAAGAAGATTCTTAAACCATTTACAAGAACCGTTGATACCGTTAGCGCTGTATGATTCTTTTAGAAAACCGTTAATTGATAGACCAAGGATAATACAGCACTTAAAGAAAGCATCAAATGATGGATCATCACAACAGAGTGACGAAGCAGATGATCCAGAACCGAGAGAAGTGGAAGATTACGATGTGCAAGAAGGTGCAGAGATTAATTCTGCTGCTAAAGAACTGAAAAGACAGAAAAGACAAAGGtcaaagaaaaggttgGCTAAGGATATTAAAAATGCTATCAAGGATTACGATCAGCTGTTTGAGCTGTTGCCAGACGATCCTCGTCAACTATTTATCTATCTCCTTGATTTACTCAGTTTGTTTGCTCAACAGTCGGACAAGAATCTAATGACAAGTGCCAACTTGGCAGCTATCTTTCAACCCTCTATGATATCTCATCCTGATCATGATATGGATCCCAGGGAATACGAAATTTCCAGGTTAGTGGtggaatttcttttatGTTACTCTTATAAAATTCTTCCACATCtcttgaaattaaagaaaaggaaaccaCAATCCATCACAATAATTTCTGATAAAGAGAAACCGTCTCCTTCGCCGGACTGCGATGAAGATGTAGAACCTAGTAAAGAGAATGTGGATTCTACCATTGTCGTTCCAGTGACTCCAGTAGATACTACTAAATTCAATGAGTCTGACATCGGTGTTCTAACCCCACCTGATCCACATTACCTGGAGGTTCCAAAGACAAGGCCGTattccaaatcattaaGCAGTGCCAATGCACCTTCTGATATGATAGCATCAAGGCGCCATTCCAAAATACCCTTTTTAAACAAGCTATTTGTTAGTGATACAGAAGATGAGTATGATAGTAGTTCAAGACCATCTTCGCCTATGCTGCGCAAGACGGGCAGCACAAATAGTGCAAAAATGTTACAACTGCCTTCAATAGTGGGCATAAGTAAAGATGATTTCCCAACCTCAAAGACAGACAGCGACTTCGAAGATGGCCAAGAGGAACGTCAACCAAGATCCAAAAAACGAGAATCTTGGTTGCAAAGACTAAAAAGTCATTCAAGATCATCTATTCGAGAATAA
- the UBA2 gene encoding E1 ubiquitin-activating protein UBA2 (similar to uniprot|P52488 Saccharomyces cerevisiae YDR390C UBA2 Nuclear protein that acts as a heterodimer with Aos1p to activate Smt3p (SUMO) before its conjugation to proteins (sumoylation) which may play a role in protein targeting essential for viability): MARETNLVKCIGKESFEKLRDMKVLLVGAGGIGCELLKDLILLEIGEIHIVDLDTIDLSNLNRQFLFRKRDIKQPKSNTAMKAVQRFSNSKLVSYQNNIMDTEKFPLSWFDQFSIIYNALDNLAARRYVNKMCQFTNKPLIESGTSGFDGYIQPIFPSVTECFDCTTKETPTTFPVCTIRSTPSQPIHCVVWAKNFLFGQLFAESSEETVNDQDLGTDDKEEIARIKEETNELHALQQLVKSGDETKITDILKKLFVDDINKLLKIENLWKTRVKPTPLGALLPSDNIPTDLAQVWTLQENVDKFIEVTKTLMLRLRQEPFIEFDKDDDDTLLFVACAANIRSYIFHIAPKSVFDIKQMAGNIIPAIATTNAIIAGLSSLVSLRVLNLLSNVSNNPLEIPMAFTARASNITTNRYLSNPTLAPKNPHCSVSSNIQRAVLKIPKAIVEHMSLYDLNQKIISKYEFTGEYSVLDTNTNSLLYDFDFDDLECRKLSRFNFRTGTFLLYKDEEMEDGAQLRQSIEFYLEFVPENSGEDLQLPNLPRDTYTYHSPYENAEDEQTAVDADQDRTEDHIQAIETLIVDDEPAEDERNNLKRHLSNSIPSPPTKTPKLNASQSDEDDLILLD; encoded by the coding sequence ATGGCAAGAGAGACGAATTTGGTAAAATGCATAGGTAAagaaagctttgaaaagCTGCGCGATATGAAGGTGTTACTTGTTGGCGCAGGTGGAATTGGCTGTGAGCTTTTGAAggatttgattttgttggAAATAGGTGAAATCCATATCGTTGATTTGGACACTATTGATTTATCGAATTTGAACAGACAGTTTTTATTTAGGAAGAGAGATATTAAACAACCTAAAAGTAATACTGCAATGAAAGCAGTTCAAAGGTTCAGCAACTCTAAACTAGTTTCATATCAGAATAATATCATGGATACAGAAAAGTTCCCACTTTCGTGGTTTGATCAGTTTTCGATTATATACAATGCATTGGACAATCTAGCGGCAAGAAGATACGTCAATAAGATGTGTCAGTTCACTAATAAACCTTTGATCGAATCTGGGACTTCGGGATTCGATGGATACATACAGCCAATCTTCCCAAGTGTCACTGAATGCTTTGATTGCACCACTAAGGAGACACCAACTACGTTCCCGGTCTGTACCATTAGATCCACGCCATCACAGCCAATCCACTGTGTGGTTTGGGCCAAGAATTTCCTATTTGGCCAACTTTTTGCAGAATCCTCAGAAGAGACCGTAAATGATCAAGATTTAGGTACtgatgataaagaagaaatcgcCCGCATCAAAGAGGAGACTAACGAATTACATGCTCTCCAGCAGTTAGTCAAGTCCGGCGATGAGACGAAAATCACAGATattttaaagaaattgttcgtcgatgatatcaataaaCTTCTAAAGATTGaaaatctttggaaaacGAGAGTGAAACCAACACCTTTAGGTGCTTTACTACCATCTGATAATATCCCAACAGATCTAGCTCAGGTATGGACATTGCAAGAAAATGTAGATAAGTTTATCGAAGTTACGAAGACATTGATGTTGAGATTAAGGCAGGAACCATTCATAGAATTCGATAAGGATGATGACGATACCTTATTGTTTGTAGCTTGTGCCGCGAATATCAGATCTTACATCTTCCACATTGCACCTAAATCTGTCTTTGATATTAAACAAATGGCTGGTAACATTATTCCTGCCATTGCCACTACAAACGCGATCATCGCCGGtctttcttcattggtttCTTTACGTGTTCTAAACTTGTTGAGTAACGTATCAAATAATCCTTTAGAAATTCCAATGGCATTTACGGCAAGGGCAAGTAATATCACCACAAATAGGTATCTATCGAATCCAACTCTCGCACCCAAGAATCCTCATTGTTCAGTATCTTCTAACATTCAAAGAGCCGTACTGAAAATACCAAAGGCAATTGTTGAGCACATGTCTTTGTACGATCTTAATCAGAAaatcatttcaaaatatgaGTTCACTGGTGAATACTCCGTTCTCGATACTAATACTAACAGCTTATTGTAcgattttgattttgatgatttagAATGCCGGAAGCTTTCAAGATTCAACTTCAGAACTGGtacttttcttctttataaAGACGAGGAAATGGAAGATGGTGCTCAATTAAGGCAGTCAATTGAGTTCTACTTGGAATTTGTACCAGAAAATAGCGGGGAAGACCTTCAGTTACCAAATCTACCAAGAGATACATACACTTATCATTCCCCTTATGAGAATGCAGAGGATGAACAAACAGCTGTCGATGCAGACCAAGATAGAACTGAAGACCATATTCAAGCCATCGAAACCCTGATAGTAGATGATGAGCCTGCCGAGGATGAAAGgaataatttgaagaggcatctttcaaatagtATTCCATCTCCACCAACAAAGACACCCAAGTTGAATGCATCACaatctgatgaagatgatctTATCCTGCTCGATTAA